A region of the Microbacterium sp. SL75 genome:
CGAAGCGCCGACGATCGCGAGATTGAACCGTCCGTATCGCGACTTCGCCTCGGACGTCGCCTGGACGAACGCCTTGTCGTCGAGCTGATGCGCGTCGGTGTTCTTCTTCGCCATGATCTGGCCCTACCCCCGATGATTCGCGTCGCGACCCGCGTGCGCGGGATGGATCGAATCTACGGGGCGAGGTGCCCGACGCCGTTTTCGGCCGTACCCCTTGCGCGCGAGGGCTCAGTCGGGCCTGCGCTGCTGGAACAGCTCCTTCGTCCGCAGGAGGCGCAGTGCCGTGACCAGCAGCATTCCGCCGAGCACGTTGAACAGCAGGGTGTACCCGAACCACCCCAGCCACTGCAGGTAGGTGATGTCGGCCCCGGATTGGATCGCCCCGAAGATGAGCAGCGAATCCAGGATCGAGTGGAACAGCTGCAGCCCGGCGAGGAGGAACCCCCCGATGACGGTGGCGACGATCTTGGCGGGTTCGGAGTCGGTGCCCTGCTGCATCCGCGTCATGAGCGTGATGGTGCTGCCGCCCAGGACGGCCAGCACGATGCTCTGCAGCCCGAACGGAGCCTCGACGTAGTGGAGCGCGGATTCGGCGAGGGTGTCGTTCCACTGCGGGAACGCGGTGGTCAGCAGCCACATGAAGACCCACCCGCCGACGAGGTTCGCCACGAGGGTGCCGCCCCAAAGCCGAGCGAGGTGACCGATCGTTCCCTCGCGGGCGACCAGCGCGGCGATGGGCATGAGGAAGTTCTCGGTGAACAGCTCACTGTGCGCGAGGAGCAGGGCGATGAGCCCGATGCTGAACGCCACGCCGGCCAACAGGTGATCGCCCGTCTGGTGCAGCACCGCGAGGTACGCGGCGACGCCGAGGCCCACCTCGAGCCCGCCGAAGAACCCGGTGATCAGCACGATGCGCCAGGGTCTCTGCAGACGTTCCGCGCCCTCGGAGACGGTGGCGTCGAACGATTCGGCCAGCTCGTCCTCGACGACCTCGTCGGATTCGCCGACCTCGCGGCGTCTGTCGTCGCTCACCGGGGGCTCTGTCGTGTGCTCATGCCTCACTGTCGCTCTCGATCCGCGACCGCACAACCCGGCTGCGCGCGAGTCTTGGCGCGTGTACAGGGCGGGCGCCCCCACGCGTCACGGCTGCCGCCGCGACCCCACCCACCCGTCGTCATCCCGCGTGAACACGACCCGATCGTGCAGTCGCGACCGCCGGCCCTGCCAGAACTCGATCTCGCGCGGCTCGACCCGGTATCCGCCCCAGTGCGGTGGCCGCGGCACGACCTCATCGTCGGCGAACCGGGCGGTGACCTCGGCCATGTGCTCTTCGAGAGCGGCTCGGGATGCCACGGGCTCCGACTGATGGCTCGCCCACGCCGACAGTTGCGAGCCGCGCGGCCGCGACGCGAAGTACGCGTCGTCGCGCTCCGGCGGCATCGGCGTGGCCGTACCAAGCACGATGACCTGTCGCTGCAGCGCGTACCAGGGGAACAGGATCGACACCGCCGGGTTCCCGGCGAGCGCGCGGCCCTTCCGTGACTGCCGGTTGGTGAAGAAGACGAGCGCCCCGTCGTCGTCGATCCCGCGCAGCAGAACCGTGCGCGAGGTGGGCCGGCCCTCGGCATCCACCGTCGACACGACCATCGCGTTCGGCTCGGGCTGGTCCGTGGCATCCGTCAGCCACTGCTGCAGCAGCTCGAAAGGTGAGGCCGAGAGGGCGTCGTCATCCAGCTCGGCGAGCGTGTAGTCGAGCCGGTGGGCGAGGGGGTTCTCGGTCATCGCGGGTCCTCCGGTGGGTGGCTGGGACCCCAGCGTATGACGACGCGGCAGAGACCGGATCGCCGATAAGAGGGACATGTCGGCCCCCGGTAACGCCCCGGTCCGGGGCTCCGACCTAGCGGCCGATAGAATCGCCGCATGGAAGAGGGGGGAACGCGGCAGCAGATTCTCGTGCACGCGGCCCGCCTGTTCGGCCGTCACGGGTATCACGGCACCACGACGCGAGAGATCGCCGATGCCGTCGGCATCCGGCAGCCGTCGTTGTTCTACCACTTCTCTGCGAAGCACGTCATTCTCGCCGAGCTGGTCGACGCCGACCTCGCGCAGACCTTCGGTCGGTTGCAAGAAGCTCGCGACCTCGACGCGTCGTGGGCGGAGCGGTTCCACTACTTCCTCACGATCAGTTCGCACGACTATCTGACGCTGCCGTACGACGCGCGGGGGTATTACAGCGATGCGATCTTCACCGAGCCGGAATTCGAGACCCAGCGCGGCGAGATCTCGCGCTTCCACGACGAGGTGCGCGCCCTCGTCGAGCACGGCATGACGGCGGGCGAGTTCATGGCGATGGATGCCGAGTTCGTCCAGCGCGCGATCACCGGCCTGCAATTCGAGGGTATGCGCGAGCGCGAGACGAATGCGTCGGCGCCGGTCGCCCACCGCCCCCTTCAGGTGTCGGATTTCATCCTGCGCGCGGTGCTCGTCGATCCTTTCCGTCTCGAGGACGTGCGTTCTGCGACCCAATCGCGCCTCGAGGGCGCGGTCTCTTTCTCGCAGTAGTCCCCGCCCCTTTCCCCCGACTTTTCTCGGGGGTGACACCGTCGCGAAATGCGGGCGCAACACGCGCCCTCTATCAATTGATAGACGCATTACCTATCACTTGATAGCCTGCTCCGCACGTCACTCCCGAGGTGGCGGAGCATCGAGCATCGACGGAGATTTCCATGCACACCACCACTCGCATCGCCGCAGTCGCCGCGGTCGCCGGTATCGCCGCCCTCGGCCTGGCCGCGTGCTCCTCGAGCCCGGCGCCGGCAGCAGACACGGCATCCGCTATCACGACCGTCGCTCCCACCGCCCTGCGGTCGGCCGGCAAACTGTCGATCTGCACCACCAACCTGGGCTCGCCCCCGAACATCAGCACCGACGAGTCGGGCAACCTCGTCGGCAGCGAGATCGACCTGGCCAAAGCGGTCGCCGGTCGCCTCGGCCTCACGCCCGACTTCGTCACGGTCGACTTCTCGGCGCTCATCCCGAGCCTGCAGGCCAAGCAGTGCGACGTCATCATGGCCTCGCTCTACATCAAGCCCGAGCGCAAAGAGGTCGTCGACTTCGTGCCGTACCTCACCTCCGCCACCGGCGTCGCGGTGAAGCAGGGAGCGGATGCCGGCATCACCGGCCTCGACGACTCGCTCTGCGGCAAGAAGGTCATGGTGACCGTCGGAACCACCGCTCAGGATCTCGCCGAGAAGCAGTCGACGACCTGCACCTCCGAGGGCAAGAAGCCCCTCGACATCAGCACGAACAACCAGGCCACGGTGGGCTTCCAGCAGCTGGTCAGCGGACAGCTCGACGCGTACCTCGACGCGGCCGAGCTGATCGGCTACTACCAGAAGCAGGGCACCGCGGGCATCGAGATGGTGGGCGACCCGACCGACGCGATCGACATCGGCGCGGCCACCCTCAAGGACAACACCGCGCTGCACGAGGCCATCCAGAAGGCCTTCGACGACCTCGTCTCGACGGGCGACTACGAGAACATCCTCCGCACGTGGGGGCAAGAGGCCCTCGCGTACAACGGAAGTAACTGACGGTGAACTTCGACTGGGGCTTCTTCTGGAAGAACCTGCTCACCCCGGGCGCGCCCTTCCTGCAGGGGCTCGCGCTGACGGTGCTCATCTCGGTGCTCGCGATGGCCGGCGCGCTCGTCGTCGGTCTCGTGATCGCGATGATGCGGCGCTCGACGTTCGCGCCGCTGCGCGTGATCGCGAGCCTCTACATCTGGTTGATCCGCGGCACCCCGCTGCTCGTGCAGCTCGTGATCATTTACACGGGGTTCGCCGCGGCGAACGTCTTCCGCTTCAGCGACGTCGATCTAGGCGGCATCCTGATCAAGGCCGCCATCCAGGCCGCGATCGTCGGGCTGATCATGAACGAGAGCGCGTACATCTCCGAGATCATCCGCGCCGGCCTCGACTCGGTGCCGGTCGGTCAGACCGAGGCGGCGCAGGCGCTAGGCATGTCGGGGATATCGGCGATGCGGTGGATCATCCTGCCCCAGTCGCTGCGGCTGATGGTTCCCCCGCTGGGCAACTCGTTCAACGGGCTCATGAAGAGCACGTCGATCTTGAGCGTCATCGGCGTCTCGGAGATGTTCCTGGTCACCCAGAGCATCAGCGCCGCGACCTTCCGCACCTTCGAGATCTTCGCCGTCGTCGCGATCTACTACCTCGCCCTCACCACGATCTGGACGATCATCCAGAGCGCGATCGAGAAGAAGCTCAACGCCCGGGTCGGCATCGTGACCACGGCGTCTCCGTGGCAGCGACTGTTCGGGGGGCGTCGGTCGGCGCCCCTCACTCCCGTCACCGCCCTCTCCGACTCGGGAGTCCTGAAATGACCGATCCCCTCGTCAGCGCGAAGAACGTCTCTCGC
Encoded here:
- a CDS encoding formate/nitrite transporter family protein; translation: MSDDRRREVGESDEVVEDELAESFDATVSEGAERLQRPWRIVLITGFFGGLEVGLGVAAYLAVLHQTGDHLLAGVAFSIGLIALLLAHSELFTENFLMPIAALVAREGTIGHLARLWGGTLVANLVGGWVFMWLLTTAFPQWNDTLAESALHYVEAPFGLQSIVLAVLGGSTITLMTRMQQGTDSEPAKIVATVIGGFLLAGLQLFHSILDSLLIFGAIQSGADITYLQWLGWFGYTLLFNVLGGMLLVTALRLLRTKELFQQRRPD
- the pdxH gene encoding pyridoxamine 5'-phosphate oxidase, with the protein product MTENPLAHRLDYTLAELDDDALSASPFELLQQWLTDATDQPEPNAMVVSTVDAEGRPTSRTVLLRGIDDDGALVFFTNRQSRKGRALAGNPAVSILFPWYALQRQVIVLGTATPMPPERDDAYFASRPRGSQLSAWASHQSEPVASRAALEEHMAEVTARFADDEVVPRPPHWGGYRVEPREIEFWQGRRSRLHDRVVFTRDDDGWVGSRRQP
- a CDS encoding TetR/AcrR family transcriptional regulator, whose protein sequence is MEEGGTRQQILVHAARLFGRHGYHGTTTREIADAVGIRQPSLFYHFSAKHVILAELVDADLAQTFGRLQEARDLDASWAERFHYFLTISSHDYLTLPYDARGYYSDAIFTEPEFETQRGEISRFHDEVRALVEHGMTAGEFMAMDAEFVQRAITGLQFEGMRERETNASAPVAHRPLQVSDFILRAVLVDPFRLEDVRSATQSRLEGAVSFSQ
- a CDS encoding ABC transporter substrate-binding protein; the encoded protein is MHTTTRIAAVAAVAGIAALGLAACSSSPAPAADTASAITTVAPTALRSAGKLSICTTNLGSPPNISTDESGNLVGSEIDLAKAVAGRLGLTPDFVTVDFSALIPSLQAKQCDVIMASLYIKPERKEVVDFVPYLTSATGVAVKQGADAGITGLDDSLCGKKVMVTVGTTAQDLAEKQSTTCTSEGKKPLDISTNNQATVGFQQLVSGQLDAYLDAAELIGYYQKQGTAGIEMVGDPTDAIDIGAATLKDNTALHEAIQKAFDDLVSTGDYENILRTWGQEALAYNGSN
- a CDS encoding amino acid ABC transporter permease, translated to MNFDWGFFWKNLLTPGAPFLQGLALTVLISVLAMAGALVVGLVIAMMRRSTFAPLRVIASLYIWLIRGTPLLVQLVIIYTGFAAANVFRFSDVDLGGILIKAAIQAAIVGLIMNESAYISEIIRAGLDSVPVGQTEAAQALGMSGISAMRWIILPQSLRLMVPPLGNSFNGLMKSTSILSVIGVSEMFLVTQSISAATFRTFEIFAVVAIYYLALTTIWTIIQSAIEKKLNARVGIVTTASPWQRLFGGRRSAPLTPVTALSDSGVLK